The genome window ATTATGGTTATACTATTCCTAAACCTCTCGTTCCTATTTCTGGTGAACCAATGATATCAAGAGTACTTGATAATTTCCCAGAGCATTGGGAATCACATTTTGTCATATCAGAGAATCATGCAAAAACACAATTACCCAGTATACTAAAAGATCTAAGAAAGAATTGTAACATATCGATAATTCCCCCCCATAAATTAGGTCCTTCATTTGCTGCACTTGAAGCCTTAAAACATATCCCCGTCAATGAACCTGTTTTTGTCAGTTACTGTGATTATGGAATGATTTGGGATAGTAGCCAATTTGAAAGATTTATTGTCGATTCTTCTTGTGAGATCGCCCTTGTTTCTTATCGAGGATTCCATGCTCATTATTTAACAAGCCAAACTTATGCCTATTCAAAAATGAGTGGTGAGTTGGTAGATTGTGTGAAAGAAAAAGGATCTTTTACAGATAATAGAGAGAATGAATTTGCATCTAGTGGTGGATATTATTTTCGTTCAGCTGGTCTATTAAAAGAATGTATTGATTTTCAAGTATCTAAAAATCTCAGCTATAATGGAGAGTTTTACACGAGTTTAACAGTTCAAGCATACTTGCAACAGAATCCATTAGCTCATGTAAGAGTATTTGAAATACCGGGTTTTTTTCAATGGGGAACCCCAGAGGATATTGTAACTTTTGAATATTGGGAAAAAACTTTTCGAGCATACAATCGAAATCAAAGACAACCAATTAAATACACTGAGCAAATAATCATGCCTATGGCAGGAAAAGGCTCTCGATTCTTAGAAAGTTCAAAACGTCCTAAACCATTTATAGATATAGATGGAATTCCAATGTATGAGAAAGCTTTGCAATCATTACCTCAAGCAAAAAAAACGAATATCATTATGCTTGATGAACATAAATCATATATTACTCATTCAAACTATAATTTCACTTCCCTATCCGAAACACCTAACGGTCAAGCATTAAGCACAGAATTCGGTTTCCTTAACGTTGACATGAACAAAGATGTTATTGTTTCCTCCTGTGATCATGCAATTGTCTTGGATAGTCAAGTATGGCAAGAATTTCAAAAGATAAAAGATTGTGACGCGGCTATTTTTACAGTGAAAAGATATCCAGGAGTTGCTAGAACACCCCATTCATATTCATATGTTATCATTGATAATCTAGCACATCCAAACAACTTCCCTCTCGTAAAAGGAATATCATTAAAAGCTCCTACTACAGAAAATCCTTTAGAAGAAGAGCTTCTTGTTGGAACCTTTTGGTTTAAAAAATGTTCTTTATTAAAACAAGGGATTGAAATGTTAAAAACTTCTCATTTTGATCTGAATAAAGAATTGTATCTTGACAGTATTTTTAATGTACTTATTCAAAATAATTATAAAGTATTATCAATACCATTAGATGGATATATTTGCTGGGGAGATCCCCAGGCACTAAAAGAATCGCAATATTGGTATGAAATATTCACATGCAAAAAGGTATAGTAATATAAAATATGAATAAAATAAATTTTATAAAAATAAATTCTATATCCAAAGTATTCTTAATTGGACTATTGCTTCGTTTATTTTGTCTATCTTATGATAATACTCTTTATTTAAGTAAATATTTCATTCCTTTTATCGATTGGAGTATCCTTCATCCTTTCGAAAATCCTTGGAAAGAGTTTCCACCTGTTTATTTTCCATACGGTTCATTTATTTATCTTTCATTGTTATTATCAAAAGCATTTGGTTATCTCATTTTTGGAGCCAGTTCATTAGGAGAT of Pigmentibacter sp. JX0631 contains these proteins:
- a CDS encoding NTP transferase domain-containing protein, whose amino-acid sequence is MSKIKIHLLIPMSGEGIRFQNYGYTIPKPLVPISGEPMISRVLDNFPEHWESHFVISENHAKTQLPSILKDLRKNCNISIIPPHKLGPSFAALEALKHIPVNEPVFVSYCDYGMIWDSSQFERFIVDSSCEIALVSYRGFHAHYLTSQTYAYSKMSGELVDCVKEKGSFTDNRENEFASSGGYYFRSAGLLKECIDFQVSKNLSYNGEFYTSLTVQAYLQQNPLAHVRVFEIPGFFQWGTPEDIVTFEYWEKTFRAYNRNQRQPIKYTEQIIMPMAGKGSRFLESSKRPKPFIDIDGIPMYEKALQSLPQAKKTNIIMLDEHKSYITHSNYNFTSLSETPNGQALSTEFGFLNVDMNKDVIVSSCDHAIVLDSQVWQEFQKIKDCDAAIFTVKRYPGVARTPHSYSYVIIDNLAHPNNFPLVKGISLKAPTTENPLEEELLVGTFWFKKCSLLKQGIEMLKTSHFDLNKELYLDSIFNVLIQNNYKVLSIPLDGYICWGDPQALKESQYWYEIFTCKKV